ACCCCTTGCGGCCACCCTCGTGCTGCACGGCTCATTGTTCTGAAGCAGAGAGCTAGACAAGGGATGGAGAAAACACCGGGTGGGACCTGAGCATCCGACAAACCAGGCGCTCATTTATTCACGGCACCCAGACCAATTGTCGATAGATTTGTTTTTCCTTCTGGAAAAATATACACTAGTTGATCTTTGGAAGTTGTTTCTTTTCACAGACAAAATTGGGAACTGGAGATAAATTCCTCGAACAATCTATGGAATTATTAGTCTTAGTTTCTCGTTTCTTTTGTCATTTTTGAGCTGCCTGGTCGCCAATCTTTTGTCAACCATTAATTCGCCTATTTACCGTGAGTGACAGTGGAAGATGGTTTCCCGGTTATATGCTCAGAAGTACCCCCTGGTGTTGCTCTGCACGCTGGCTGCCCTGTCATGGACTTGGGGCCCGGTAACAGCGGGTAGGAGTTGCTCGGAGACACGGCATGTGTACGCAGAGAAGGGCTACAGTACGAACACTGCCCCGCTGACTCAAATCTCCGGTAAGACGGGCTATTCAAGGTAAACTGGTGGTTATTGATTTAAAATAATCATCAAACGTAGGCTATAGGTTATTTTACACAACATGAAGGGTTTGAGAGACTGCTTGGATAACATGCCATGTGATAGAAACTGCTGAATAAAGCGAAATTGAGAATTAACAAGTTTGTCTGTCAGGAAGGCTTATTTATGGGATGAGTAAATTGCTAACACCGGTGTGTAACAAAGAGCCTCGCCCCTAATTAGTATGGCTGTTTTAGACTGAGCTGGGAATGACTGAAAGAAAATAATCATTATCAACGTTTTCGTTTTTTGAAGACTGCTTTTATTATAATTAGTGTTTTATGCTTGTGACACTTGAGAACTACTGTTAGTTGTTGCATTGTCATGGGACATTGTCAAGGGGTGTGTATGAGAGCTCAAgtgagagaacagacagacaaagaTAGTGAGCTGTGGATATTTTAAAGCGGCAATccgcagtagaaacaataacaaaaggaTCCCACCACCCGCCCCTGTTTCCGTAAAAATCTGAGGGAaggagctggagaaatgtaatcactcccaaattcatagacagacctatggatgcaaggactgaccatccatgatatctaaattatagttttaaccatgttttgaggctgtatagtctttgtttacatttgatttgtttacaaAAGTTGGAGTAAAATAAGCTTTTATgtaaaattacacacacacaaaagtatgtggacaccccttctaattagtggattcagctatttcagccacacacattgctgacaggtgtataaaaatgagcacacagccatgcaatctccataaacagacattggcagtataatggccttactgaagagctcagtgacgatCAAAGTGGATATAATTCCAACCAgtaagtttgtcaaatttctgccctgctagagctgcctcggtcaactgtaagtgctgttattgtggagtagaaacatctaggagcaacaacggctcagtagtgaagtagtaggccacacaagctcacagaacaggaccaccgagtgctggaTCGCGTAAAAATCGTcagtccttggttgcaacactctcaccaccgagttccaaactgcctctggaagcaacgtcagcacaataactgtttgccaggagtttcatgaaatgggtttccatggcctagtagcctaagcctaagatcaccatgcgcaatgccaagcgtcacctggattggtgtaaagctcgtcgccattggactctggagcagtggaaacacgttctctggagtgatgagtcacgcttcaccatctggcagtttgaCTGACAAATTCGGGATGCCAGGAGAAAATTACCTGCCCGAATGCGTAGTGCCTACTGTAAAGTTTGGatgatgaataatggtctggggctgtttttcatggttcgggataggccgcttagttctagtgaagcgaaatcttaacgctacagcatacaatgacattctagacgattcttccaactttgtggcaacagtttgggtaagaccttttgctgtttcagcatgacaatgcccccgtgcacaaagcgaggtccatacagaaatggtttgttgagatcagtgtggaagaacttgacaggcctgcacagagccctgacctcaaccccatcaaatgcCTTTCGGATTAATTGAAACGCCGACTGCCAGccgggcctaatcgcccaacatcagtgccgacctcactaatgcccttgtggctgaatggaagcaagtccctgcagcaatgttccaacatctagtggaaagccttcccagagagtgggctgttatagcagcaaagggggaccaactccatattaatgcccatgattttggaattagatgtttgacccgccggtgtccacatacttttgttcatgtagtgtatttttggttctgatggggtatgacagttgaacaaagctcatgaggcatttctaagttgtattcttcaagaatcaatgggtatatataattcatttataagttcaaaaatgtatgtagcaactgctgattgcccctttttAAAGTGTCATTTGAGTTGCAAATGTTGATTTTGTTGTACTGCTTTGCACGTATGAGGGTTTGTTTGACTGTAGGCTATATGTGATTGCTGAATGTGGGAACTGCAATATTGATTGTGTGTCTGGTTATCTCTGTCTGGGTCTTGGCTCTTCTTGTCCCGTGGGCCAGGGGAGCAGATGgccgagagaaggagggatggtgagagggagagtagaattggaggaatgagagagggctGGTAATGAGCGACAGAGGAGAAATCAAAGCTAGAGCCAAAAATAAAAGGTTGGAGTTGGCTCCTCACTCCAAGTTTTTCAGAGGAAAAAGAATCAGGTGTCTGTATCATGAAGTAATATTATGTTTGCCTCAATAAGATGTTTTTTCCACCCACGTTGAGACATTGGAGATCGTCGACTTGTTACTGGTCGTTAATGTTTGCATATCATTACCGCCGGTCATGTTAAGTCCAACCTGGGTATTTTTGAACAAAGACAtgggttacatcccaaatggctccctattccatatctagtgcactactttaaactatttccctatgtgtcctggtcgaaagtagtgcactatatagggaatagtgtgccatttgggatggtcCCCCTGGATTGTGTTTTAATAATTCATGTTTATAAATGCCCATTTTCAATGACACTTTATGTTTAATAAGGCTCTATTAATGACAGACGGATTAAGAAGAAGGATATCTGCCTGATCAGAAGAACCACTGCCACATTGGTAGAGTTGGTGGGTGTTCTAAACTGATAAGACGTTCAATGAATGAACACAGTAGGCTCTACTTTGTGAGCTATTATATTGAAAGCATTTGAAAAATCATGGTAGCATGACACAATGAAGGGTAATTGACATTTTCCAATAAAGGTAGAATGATCAGTTGTTGATAATGTGGTATTTCTCATATGATACATTGTAGGGCTGGGGGATACttgttagtatcgtggcaagggaaaaaaacacaatgtggacttaacttctttaggaaaacagccctaatgttggaaacaaaaacaaacatgttgTCATCCACATTTATTTACTTTCCAAGATATAGCACACTATTTTACatggagcaggtttttaaaggaccaaagagtttggtcttcttcgtttaaagaaaaaaaaatccatgtaAAAAAATATTGCTACACTGTTATCATCAACAAAGCCCTAATACATTGCTCATTTATATGCAGTGGTGGTAAGTCATTTTGTGAAGAAACCTGTTTCTGAGGATGGTCTAGCAGGTAACGTGGTCGCATCAAGCACATATGCATCACCGTCAGTGTGGGTGCGAATCAGCCCTTCTTTCTACGTCTCCCCCTCTCAGTTCATACTATCTCTAAAGGAGGTAAAAATAGTGATTTATTTGAGGTAGCCTAAATGTCTCCCCTAAACCATAACCATAAGTTGACTTCACAGTGCTGATGATGTCAAAGCAAGCGCTGCTATATCCTTTGGTCTTCACCATTAGTTCATCTACCCACACCTCTTGTCTCTGATTGGCTCGTATCTGATCCCGTCTTGTTTTACCGTTGGTTCTGGTGAACACCTCAATATTCCCACACAAGCCTCTTGTCCCAGTCTCTGATTGGCTCATATCTGATCCCGTCTTGTTTTACCGTTGGTTCAGATGAACACCTCAATATGCCCACACACCTCTTGTCTAAGTCTGTGATTTGCTCGCATCTGACCCTGTCTGTTTTTCTATTGGTCCAGGCGAGCATCTGCGTCTGTGTCCCCAGGACTACACCTGCTGCTCCAGTCAGATGGAGGAAACGCTGGCCCACCAGAGTGAGACGGACTTCCTGTCGGCCATCGACGACACCAGCCAGTTCCTTCACACCACTTTCACACAGAGGCACCGCAAGTTTGACGGTGAGCTGGAATGCAAATCCAATCATAATAAGGATGCATAAGGGAACACTGTAAATAATGTGATGTAAAATGACAACAACATTGAGGAGTGGTATGTAAAATGTTCTCTATTGAGAGGGCTATTTATTGCTAGACTAATATCCTATAGTGGGGATCAGCTAGTCATAGCTAGCTTATTCTTATTCTAACTGCCAGTGCAACCACTGAATCACAACAACTTGTGCTTTTGACCGTctcattccttcctctcttctctcagagTTCTTCAGGGAGCTCATAGACTTGTCTGAAAAGTCCATGAATCAGATGTTTACTAAGACCTACGGGCGCCTCTTCACCCAGAACGCCAATGTCTTCCAGGAGCTGTTTGTGGAGCTCCGTCGATACTACTCAGGTTAGTGGGGACAgcgttctctcactctctcctctcttgttggACTTTGCATTTGTGTACTTGTGTCACTATGGTACATTTCCCACACCATCTCATCAGTCCGACAATGCTACATCTTTGCCTTGTgacattttgttgttgtcttgtCAAACAAGTAGAAACAGACTGACCTAACCTAGGGACattttcattaggcaccaaactgactgaaacagggaATGAGTACTTGGACTTATCCAACAAGAAATGCAAATTTTCCATTTATTTTGCTAAATGTTTTGCCTCTTTTGTCTACAGGGGGCAGTGTGAGCCTGACGGAGGTGCTGTCAGAGTTCTGGTCCAGACTGGTAGAGCGGGTCTTCTCTCTGGTCAACCCCCAGTACCAGTTCAGTGACGAGTACCTGGAGTGTGTCAACAAACATGCAGAGCAGCTGCAGCCCTTTGGGGACCTGCCCCGGAAACTAGGCTTACAGGTCAGGCAGACTTGGTTGGTTTATCAACTGAAAACTAACATCATTCATATTTCATCATATTAAAGGCATAGTTTACCAATATGTCATTTTGGAATTTGGGTTAACAAAACCAAAGCATAGACTGGTATTACCTTGacaatagactgcttacagggtaagaaaACCAATATGTTATTTTCTAATTTGATTGAATTATCCCTCTAAGTTGGTCTGATTTGTAATGTTTGTCACCATAATTAACAAAAGAAGCCGTTGTGATAGTAATTCAAATCACCACTGAAACTCAACGATAACGTTACAGTAACACATAGGCGATCGTATTAGAGAGAACTATTTGAAAACAATTAACTGAGTGCATTGATATACAGTAGAGTAAATTTGTGTCAGAAGTTATTTGCTGATCTCTCTTTCCTTCAGGTGTCCAGGGCATTCATTGCAGCCAGAGCACTGGTTCAAGGCTTGGCCACAGGCCGTGAcattgtcaacaaggcagcaaaGGTACACTGTGTGTATGTGGCCGTGCACTTATATTAAGAAGAAGAATCTGTCTTCTGTTGGTCTGCTTTTAGTGGTTCCGTTGATCTCCCTAACATCCTACACCTTCTGCTCTTCGTCTCCTCCTCCAGTTGAGTGCTGGTGCAGGGTGTGTGCGTGCCCTGATGCGTCAGTGGTACTGCCCATTGTGTCGAGGCATGCCCTCCCTGCGCCCCTGCCACGCCCTCTGCCTCAACGTGATGAAGGGCTGCCTGGCCAATACAGCCGATCTGGACACTGAGTGGAACAATTTCATTGGTGAGTGGAGATTGGAGGCGGGCATTAGGGAGGGTGTGGGTGGCTTTTGTTGGGCTGATTCGGTAGAGTGGGATGTTAAACATGATGCCtgtataaatgtactgtatagaaCCTACTCACATTTATATTCTACAAATGAGAATAAATgagtcatgtctattctataCATTGCATTTCTATCTAAAGTTTTGAACATTGCACCCATcataaaaacaaaatgtatatCTTTCTTATTATATCTCTTCCCTTTCCTACCTTCATCCTTCTGTTTTCACACTTTTATTCAATGTTCCATCTttcatctctctcactctactctgTCAGATGCTCTGTATCAAGTATCTGAGAAGCTGGAGGGGCCCTTTAACATGGAGCTGGCTGCAGACTCCATCTCTGTTAAAGTGTCCGAGGCCATCATGCACATGCAGGAGAACAGCATCGCCACCTCCACTaaggcagggatggagggaggaggaggggatggagggatattaAAATAATGTGCTATACATCCACAGTGCAATAGAATATAGATAATAGAATGTACCTAGAATATAGATAATAGAATGGCTGATAAGATGCACATCGGCTGTCATCCTAGGTTGAAACAAGACTTAATGTTTAACAGTTGTATTACTGCCCATGGAAGACCATTTTGGGTCCAAAACCCCTTTTGTTTTGCTTGATCAAATTGTGTAAGCACCTGTAAAAACTGCATAGTGCAATTTCACTAGTTATCATATTATTCTTCATATATTGTTCTTAATTTAAGTACCCACTGTCTACCATTATTAACGTATGTGATAATATTGGGATGCTATTTTTTCTTAAATCCATGTTTGACCCTTATTGTTACAGAGATGCATCGATATTGATATATAGCTTTATCTCTGTG
This genomic stretch from Oncorhynchus tshawytscha isolate Ot180627B linkage group LG21, Otsh_v2.0, whole genome shotgun sequence harbors:
- the gpc2 gene encoding glypican-2, with protein sequence MVSRLYAQKYPLVLLCTLAALSWTWGPVTAGRSCSETRHVYAEKGYSTNTAPLTQISGEHLRLCPQDYTCCSSQMEETLAHQSETDFLSAIDDTSQFLHTTFTQRHRKFDEFFRELIDLSEKSMNQMFTKTYGRLFTQNANVFQELFVELRRYYSGGSVSLTEVLSEFWSRLVERVFSLVNPQYQFSDEYLECVNKHAEQLQPFGDLPRKLGLQVSRAFIAARALVQGLATGRDIVNKAAKLSAGAGCVRALMRQWYCPLCRGMPSLRPCHALCLNVMKGCLANTADLDTEWNNFIDALYQVSEKLEGPFNMELAADSISVKVSEAIMHMQENSIATSTKVFQGCGSPRLAPGRSRRSPKESGGNRRPFRTFSPEEKPTTATGTNLDRLVSELKERLRPMRGFWVSLPHTICNDKNVAADVTNEDRCWNGQARGRYLPDVTGDGLMSQINNPEVEVDMARPDVRTRQLIMELRVATNRLKHAQAGQDTDFMDSEVEEGSGSGGGGERYSDDWPGYRPYSPPYSKPPLNPQTPIKPPRVRDRTGSKWNRSKGQSISAVSRPAFFSLAVLFWVSVMVTVAPFWR